The Oceanisphaera avium genome includes a region encoding these proteins:
- the bamC gene encoding outer membrane protein assembly factor BamC, producing the protein MDKHLNSKNLIISVLAVSVLAACSSPEKRAQANRSFDYEDASLRTAPLLIPAGLEAPNFNNDYIIPKIKPSGVTGKAVDVRPPTQVLPLVRGSQIMDNASGLWFYQQRLDQPLQQELNQALADFFSDKKADAHESTSGWSSNGSPISNPKQRFNWQLTPDEVRRAVSLEVSLADSGKVLAQTKQKDEAAMLNAFSLYYQGKLTQQQNLLDKSPIQVELQAAQSRLLVAEGYDRSWKRLVTLLPQLGFSLTNRQQALGYVDVEFDGLRKGKWQDLSLPALTIPEQKYRVQLGDLGEQSSITLSDKDKVPVSAAILRQFADTLVPAFERTDLLR; encoded by the coding sequence GTGGATAAACATTTGAATAGCAAAAACCTAATTATCAGTGTGTTGGCCGTTAGTGTGCTGGCTGCCTGTAGCAGTCCAGAAAAACGAGCTCAAGCAAACCGTAGCTTTGACTATGAAGATGCCAGCCTAAGAACCGCGCCTTTGTTGATCCCTGCGGGCTTAGAAGCGCCTAATTTTAATAACGACTACATTATCCCTAAAATTAAGCCAAGTGGCGTCACGGGCAAGGCGGTCGATGTACGCCCGCCAACTCAAGTATTACCCTTAGTGCGCGGCTCGCAAATAATGGATAACGCCAGTGGATTGTGGTTTTATCAACAGCGCCTAGATCAGCCACTCCAACAAGAGTTAAACCAAGCCTTGGCGGATTTTTTTAGTGATAAAAAAGCCGATGCTCATGAGTCGACAAGCGGTTGGAGCAGTAATGGCAGCCCCATTAGTAATCCAAAGCAGCGCTTTAATTGGCAGCTAACGCCAGATGAAGTGCGCCGCGCTGTGTCTTTGGAAGTGAGCTTGGCGGATTCGGGCAAGGTATTGGCGCAAACCAAGCAAAAAGATGAAGCCGCCATGCTTAATGCCTTTTCTTTGTATTACCAAGGCAAGCTAACGCAGCAACAAAACCTGCTAGATAAAAGTCCTATTCAGGTGGAGCTGCAAGCCGCCCAAAGTCGCTTATTAGTGGCAGAGGGATATGATCGCAGCTGGAAGCGCTTGGTGACCCTATTGCCTCAGTTGGGCTTTAGTCTTACTAACCGCCAACAAGCACTAGGCTATGTGGATGTGGAGTTTGATGGCTTAAGAAAAGGTAAATGGCAAGACTTAAGCCTGCCAGCGCTCACCATACCTGAGCAAAAGTACCGAGTGCAGCTAGGAGATTTAGGTGAGCAAAGCAGCATTACGCTAAGCGATAAAGATAAGGTGCCGGTATCCGCGGCTATTTTACGACAATTTGCCGATACCTTGGTGCCGGCGTTTGAGCGTACCGATTTATTGCGCTAA
- the bcp gene encoding thioredoxin-dependent thiol peroxidase, producing MNYLSAGSPAPAFTLNDQNGQAVSLSDFNGKKVLVYFYPKAMTPGCKVQACSLRDSQAELTANNVVVLGISPDPVARLKKFEEKDELNFTLLSDEDHAIADAFGVWGLKKFMGKEYEGIHRISFLVDESGTVEQVFDKFKTKDHHQVVLDYLAKK from the coding sequence ATGAATTACTTATCTGCTGGCAGCCCAGCCCCCGCCTTTACGCTTAACGACCAAAATGGTCAGGCCGTGAGCTTAAGCGATTTTAATGGTAAAAAAGTATTGGTTTATTTTTATCCTAAAGCCATGACACCAGGCTGTAAGGTACAAGCTTGTAGCCTGCGCGATAGCCAAGCTGAGCTGACTGCAAACAACGTAGTGGTATTGGGAATTAGCCCAGATCCTGTCGCTCGTTTAAAGAAATTTGAAGAAAAGGACGAGCTTAACTTTACGCTGCTCTCTGATGAAGACCACGCTATTGCCGACGCCTTTGGTGTATGGGGCCTAAAGAAATTTATGGGCAAAGAATATGAGGGCATTCACCGCATTAGCTTTTTAGTTGATGAGTCAGGGACGGTTGAGCAGGTGTTCGACAAGTTCAAAACCAAAGATCACCATCAGGTGGTATTGGATTATTTAGCTAAAAAGTAA
- a CDS encoding DUF6691 family protein, whose translation MLNKSRLLMVVALASGALFGLGISISGMINPEKVQGFLNITREWDPSLGLVMAAALAVFMPGYYRWRQAGQTQCVLGNDLPKLAKPIIDKRLVIGASLFGAGWGWVGICPGSAMALLASLQWQAGLFVLAMLAGFWLVKKMQP comes from the coding sequence ATGTTAAATAAATCACGATTATTAATGGTTGTGGCTTTAGCGTCCGGTGCCTTGTTTGGCTTAGGTATTAGCATCTCTGGCATGATTAATCCTGAAAAAGTGCAGGGTTTTTTAAATATTACGCGCGAGTGGGATCCCAGTTTAGGGCTGGTGATGGCAGCAGCCTTGGCGGTGTTTATGCCAGGTTATTATAGATGGCGCCAAGCTGGCCAAACACAATGTGTGTTAGGTAACGACTTACCAAAGCTAGCAAAGCCGATTATTGATAAGCGCTTAGTAATAGGGGCGAGCTTATTTGGGGCAGGCTGGGGCTGGGTGGGCATTTGTCCGGGGTCGGCCATGGCGCTATTAGCCAGCTTACAATGGCAAGCAGGGCTATTTGTGTTAGCCATGCTGGCTGGCTTTTGGCTAGTTAAAAAAATGCAGCCTTGA